A single region of the Erythrobacter sp. genome encodes:
- a CDS encoding tetratricopeptide repeat protein has translation MDRTAFIRTSGPRVGLIVSTALASAVLAGCTTAGAPPAATSFSKAQVALEKGDSVKAISHAEAAVLAEPRNPAFRAMLGAAYLENGRFESAKTSFGDALSLGHDDPRTVLSFALASIATGDSKTAVATLREWENAIPGDDLGLAYALAGQPERGVHVLTNAVRAGLATPKARQNLAYTYALAGNWRAARVMAAEDVPADQLDARLSEWAAMAAPENYRERVASLLRVTPVADSGLPAMLALANFPSQEQMVAEAAATIPAAEKRTEASESEKAAFATTGEERLEKVDPTPVRVAAAEPVKETKAKPEIKPRPEAKPAPRVSEKVSAAAVDAESSAKTATVKDEAAPAKPAPAAKPAAEPAARVAAASGPRFVSNPVVQSAPASKPAAKPAPTRVAAKSSQARMAATEAASQPAPAKKPGADTHLVQLGSWASHDMAKEGWVKLKRKFPQLKDHDVVITEALVNGKTYFRVAAAGFGLSDARSMCRTVKSGGGGCFAYAKTNPPAGAVDRGVRIAARTK, from the coding sequence ATGGATCGCACCGCCTTCATCCGCACGAGTGGCCCTCGCGTCGGGCTGATCGTCTCCACCGCGCTCGCGAGCGCCGTGCTGGCGGGCTGCACCACGGCCGGCGCGCCGCCTGCCGCGACATCCTTTTCCAAGGCGCAGGTCGCGCTCGAGAAGGGTGACAGCGTCAAGGCGATTTCCCACGCCGAGGCCGCCGTCCTCGCCGAACCGCGCAATCCAGCCTTCCGCGCAATGCTGGGCGCGGCCTATCTCGAGAACGGTCGCTTCGAAAGCGCGAAAACGAGCTTCGGCGATGCCCTTTCGCTCGGTCACGACGACCCGCGCACGGTGCTGAGCTTCGCGCTCGCTAGCATCGCGACGGGCGATTCGAAGACCGCAGTCGCCACGCTGCGCGAATGGGAAAACGCCATTCCGGGCGACGATCTCGGCCTTGCCTATGCGCTCGCCGGGCAGCCCGAGCGCGGCGTCCACGTGCTCACCAACGCGGTGCGCGCGGGCCTCGCCACGCCCAAGGCTCGCCAGAACCTCGCCTATACCTACGCGCTCGCCGGGAACTGGCGCGCGGCGCGGGTCATGGCGGCCGAAGACGTGCCCGCCGACCAGCTCGACGCGCGCCTGTCCGAATGGGCCGCGATGGCCGCTCCGGAAAACTACCGCGAGCGGGTCGCAAGCCTGCTGCGCGTGACGCCGGTCGCCGACAGCGGCCTGCCCGCGATGCTGGCGCTCGCCAATTTCCCGAGCCAGGAGCAGATGGTGGCCGAAGCCGCCGCGACGATCCCGGCTGCCGAAAAGCGGACCGAAGCGAGCGAGAGCGAGAAAGCGGCGTTCGCCACGACCGGCGAAGAACGGCTTGAAAAGGTCGATCCGACCCCGGTTCGCGTGGCAGCCGCCGAGCCGGTGAAAGAGACCAAGGCCAAGCCCGAGATCAAGCCAAGGCCCGAAGCGAAACCCGCTCCGCGCGTCTCGGAAAAGGTCTCCGCCGCCGCCGTCGATGCCGAAAGCTCGGCCAAGACCGCGACCGTCAAGGACGAGGCCGCGCCCGCGAAGCCCGCTCCCGCCGCCAAGCCGGCGGCCGAGCCTGCCGCGCGCGTCGCCGCGGCGAGCGGCCCGCGCTTCGTCTCGAACCCGGTCGTGCAGAGCGCTCCCGCTTCCAAGCCCGCCGCAAAACCCGCGCCGACGCGCGTCGCGGCGAAATCCTCGCAGGCGCGCATGGCCGCGACCGAAGCGGCGAGCCAGCCCGCCCCGGCGAAGAAGCCGGGCGCCGACACCCACCTCGTCCAGCTCGGCAGCTGGGCCAGCCACGACATGGCGAAGGAAGGCTGGGTCAAGCTCAAGCGCAAGTTCCCGCAGCTCAAGGACCACGACGTCGTGATCACCGAGGCGCTGGTGAACGGAAAGACCTATTTCCGCGTCGCGGCGGCGGGCTTCGGCCTGTCGGACGCGCGCTCGATGTGCCGCACGGTCAAGTCGGGCGGCGGTGGCTGCTTCGCCTATGCCAAGACCAACCCGCCCGCCGGCGCGGTCGATCGCGGCGTGCGGATCGCGGCGCGCACCAAGTAA
- a CDS encoding dihydroorotase family protein, which yields MKQARAITITGGRLVTPSGIVEGGLRLSDGLIEALGPDIAPEDGDEVIEARGSLVAPGLVDCGVFAVDKPAFHFGGITRAALMPDQSPPLDLPSRVGYIAKSGKPDLWVHPLAAATRGLGASELAELALMKEAGARGVATGRRWIDDSGVMLRLLQYAAMLELVVVTHAEDAGLAGETAATAGEIATRLGLPAAPAEAEALAIARDIALAGMAGARLHIRQVTTARGFDLVREAKARGAGVTCGITPAHFMLSDLATADFRTFTRLSPPLRSEADREAARAAIADGTVDVIASGHDPRGPEDKRLPFADAAPGVAGAETLLAMTLNLVRDGVIDTKRAFDLLAANPARLLGVPAGRLEPGLEADIAIVDPDAPWVIDRRKMEATADNTPFDRQGAQGRVKALFKGGVRVGKA from the coding sequence GTGAAGCAGGCGCGCGCGATCACCATCACCGGCGGGCGGCTCGTCACCCCCTCGGGCATTGTCGAAGGCGGCCTGCGGCTTTCGGACGGGCTGATCGAGGCGCTCGGGCCGGATATCGCCCCTGAGGACGGCGACGAGGTGATCGAGGCGCGCGGCAGTCTTGTCGCGCCCGGGCTCGTCGATTGCGGCGTGTTCGCGGTCGACAAGCCCGCGTTTCACTTCGGAGGCATCACCCGCGCCGCGCTGATGCCCGACCAGTCACCGCCGCTCGACCTGCCGAGCAGGGTCGGATACATCGCCAAGAGCGGCAAGCCCGACCTGTGGGTCCACCCGCTCGCTGCCGCGACGCGGGGGCTCGGGGCGAGCGAACTGGCCGAACTCGCGCTGATGAAGGAAGCGGGCGCGCGCGGCGTCGCCACCGGGCGACGCTGGATCGACGACAGCGGGGTGATGCTGCGGCTGCTGCAATATGCCGCGATGCTGGAACTCGTCGTCGTCACCCATGCAGAAGATGCGGGCCTCGCCGGAGAGACCGCCGCCACCGCGGGCGAGATCGCAACCCGGCTGGGCCTGCCCGCCGCGCCCGCCGAGGCCGAGGCGCTCGCCATCGCGCGCGACATCGCGCTTGCCGGAATGGCCGGGGCGCGGCTCCATATCCGGCAGGTGACGACTGCGCGCGGTTTCGACCTCGTGCGCGAGGCCAAGGCGCGCGGCGCTGGTGTGACCTGCGGGATAACGCCTGCCCATTTCATGCTGTCCGACCTCGCCACGGCCGATTTCCGCACCTTCACCCGCCTTTCGCCCCCGCTGCGCAGTGAGGCCGACCGCGAGGCGGCGCGCGCCGCGATTGCCGACGGCACGGTTGACGTCATCGCGAGCGGTCACGACCCGCGCGGGCCGGAGGACAAGCGCCTGCCCTTCGCCGATGCCGCGCCGGGCGTGGCCGGGGCCGAGACCCTGCTCGCAATGACGCTGAATCTGGTGCGCGACGGCGTGATCGATACGAAGCGCGCCTTCGACCTGCTCGCGGCGAACCCGGCACGGCTGCTGGGCGTGCCCGCTGGGCGGCTCGAGCCGGGGCTGGAAGCCGACATCGCGATCGTCGATCCGGACGCGCCCTGGGTGATCGACCGGCGCAAGATGGAAGCGACCGCCGACAACACGCCCTTCGACCGGCAGGGAGCGCAGGGCCGGGTGAAAGCGCTGTTCAAGGGCGGGGTGCGCGTCGGCAAGGCGTAA
- a CDS encoding aspartate carbamoyltransferase catalytic subunit, whose protein sequence is MTNAPPSPQPGRFPAGRAAFPHRDLTGIAQLERHEILYILSEAERWVELNRQRSKHADLLSGLTIINAFFENSTRTLLSFEIAGKRLGADVVNMQASTSSLKKGETLIDTAITLNAMRADAIVIRHGSSGATQLIADKVDCPVLNAGDGSHEHPTQALLDALALRHALAERGETNEDFTGRTVTICGDILHSRVARSSLLCLQALGATVRLCAPPALMPAEIEAMGAEVFHDFDAALAGCDVVMMLRLQSERMAGQFIPSAREYRHLYGLTAQRLERASPDMLVMHPGPMNRGVEIDSEVADMAGRSLVTRQVEMGVAIRMACLDILTRAARGVEGWEVQA, encoded by the coding sequence ATGACCAATGCGCCGCCTTCACCGCAACCGGGCCGCTTTCCGGCGGGGCGGGCGGCGTTCCCGCACCGCGACCTCACCGGCATCGCCCAGCTCGAACGGCACGAGATTCTCTACATCCTGAGCGAGGCCGAGCGATGGGTCGAGCTCAACCGCCAGCGTTCGAAGCACGCGGACCTGCTCTCGGGCCTCACCATCATCAACGCCTTTTTCGAGAATTCGACCCGCACGCTGCTGTCCTTCGAGATCGCGGGCAAGCGGCTGGGGGCGGACGTGGTCAATATGCAGGCATCGACTTCGAGCCTGAAAAAGGGCGAGACGCTGATCGACACGGCGATCACGCTCAATGCGATGCGCGCCGATGCGATCGTCATCCGGCATGGTTCGAGCGGAGCGACGCAGTTGATCGCGGACAAGGTCGACTGCCCGGTGCTGAATGCGGGCGACGGGAGCCACGAACACCCGACGCAGGCGCTGCTCGATGCGCTCGCGCTGCGTCATGCATTGGCCGAGCGGGGCGAGACGAACGAGGATTTCACGGGCCGCACCGTCACGATCTGCGGCGATATCCTGCACAGCCGCGTCGCGCGCTCCTCGCTGCTGTGCCTGCAGGCGCTGGGCGCGACGGTGCGCCTGTGCGCGCCCCCTGCGCTGATGCCGGCGGAGATCGAAGCGATGGGGGCCGAGGTCTTTCACGATTTCGATGCCGCGCTCGCCGGATGCGACGTGGTGATGATGCTGCGCCTGCAATCGGAGCGCATGGCGGGCCAGTTCATCCCCTCGGCGCGCGAATATCGCCACCTTTACGGCCTTACGGCGCAGCGGCTGGAGCGCGCTTCGCCCGATATGCTCGTCATGCATCCCGGCCCGATGAACCGCGGGGTCGAGATCGACAGCGAAGTCGCCGACATGGCGGGCCGCTCGCTCGTCACGCGGCAGGTCGAGATGGGCGTCGCGATCCGCATGGCCTGTCTCGACATCCTGACGCGCGCCGCGCGCGGGGTCGAGGGCTGGGAGGTGCAGGCGTGA
- the sppA gene encoding signal peptide peptidase SppA, whose product MNVSEGPHMSFVGKIWKVLVGIKDGLVLAFLLLFFIALFGLLSASPSPGQVREGALTIDLDGFVVEERSPVDPFTAILSGQAPVKEFQARDLVRALDAAATDDRVKAVVFDLTLFAGGGQVHLQEIGEAIERVKQADKPVFTYALAYGDDHLQLASHASEVWVDPMGGALVSGPGGSNLYYADLLERLSINARIYRVGEFKSAVEPFERNSMSPEARENLEALYGALWEEWQANVKSARPAAEIDRVTSDPVAWVEASAGDLADAALDAKLVDRIGTRAEFGARVAEVAGADRWNERPGAYAKSDYAAFLADTAPDQPGKAIGVVTVAGNIVDGDAGPGTAGGERIADLLDEAMSDDLAGLVVRVNSPGGSALASERIRVAIERYREKGVPVAVSFGNVAASGGYWVAMAGDRIFAQPETITGSIGVFAVLPTFEEAAQRIGVNADGFRTTPLSGQPDVIAGLTPEVDTILQASVSDSYRDFITLVAANRGMSPERVDAIAQGRVWDGGTARQIGLVDQFGGLADALQWVAAQAKLDEGDWHPRFLGETVPRYDSLIRQIVTEAAAPAPHAAGGDLFAQAARQREGVLSRIAVDVERLSGTVGVQAYCLACPDDAPPAKTRASTGWLEALSLLFAK is encoded by the coding sequence ATGAACGTGAGCGAAGGGCCGCATATGAGTTTCGTGGGCAAGATCTGGAAAGTCCTGGTCGGGATCAAGGACGGGCTCGTGCTCGCCTTCCTCCTGCTGTTCTTCATCGCCCTGTTCGGCCTGCTTTCGGCCAGTCCCAGCCCGGGGCAGGTTCGCGAAGGCGCGCTCACCATCGATCTCGACGGTTTCGTGGTCGAGGAGCGCTCGCCGGTCGATCCCTTCACCGCGATCCTTTCGGGCCAGGCGCCGGTGAAGGAATTCCAGGCCCGCGACCTCGTGCGCGCGCTCGACGCCGCTGCCACCGACGACCGGGTCAAGGCGGTGGTGTTCGACCTCACCCTGTTCGCGGGCGGCGGGCAGGTCCACCTGCAGGAAATCGGCGAAGCGATCGAACGGGTCAAGCAGGCCGACAAGCCGGTCTTCACCTATGCCCTCGCCTATGGCGACGACCACCTCCAGCTCGCCTCCCACGCGAGCGAGGTGTGGGTCGACCCGATGGGCGGCGCGCTGGTCAGCGGTCCGGGCGGCTCGAACCTCTATTACGCCGACCTGCTCGAGCGCCTGAGCATCAACGCGCGCATCTATCGGGTGGGCGAATTCAAGTCGGCGGTCGAACCCTTCGAGCGCAATTCCATGTCGCCCGAAGCCCGCGAGAATCTCGAAGCGCTCTACGGCGCGCTTTGGGAAGAATGGCAGGCGAACGTAAAATCGGCCCGCCCCGCCGCCGAGATCGACCGCGTGACGAGCGATCCTGTCGCCTGGGTCGAGGCGTCGGCGGGCGACCTTGCCGATGCCGCGCTCGATGCGAAACTGGTCGACCGGATCGGCACCCGCGCCGAATTCGGCGCGCGCGTCGCAGAGGTGGCGGGCGCGGACCGCTGGAACGAGCGGCCCGGCGCCTATGCGAAAAGCGACTACGCCGCCTTCCTCGCCGACACCGCGCCCGACCAGCCGGGCAAGGCGATCGGCGTGGTCACGGTCGCGGGCAATATCGTCGACGGCGATGCCGGGCCGGGCACGGCCGGCGGTGAGCGGATCGCCGACCTGCTCGACGAAGCAATGTCGGACGATCTTGCCGGGCTCGTCGTGCGGGTCAATTCGCCGGGCGGCTCGGCGCTCGCATCGGAGCGCATCCGCGTCGCCATCGAACGCTACCGCGAAAAGGGCGTGCCGGTGGCGGTCTCCTTCGGCAACGTTGCGGCGAGCGGGGGCTACTGGGTCGCCATGGCGGGCGACCGCATCTTCGCCCAGCCCGAGACGATCACCGGTTCGATCGGGGTTTTCGCCGTCCTGCCGACTTTCGAGGAGGCGGCGCAGCGGATCGGGGTCAATGCCGACGGATTCCGCACCACGCCGCTGTCGGGCCAGCCCGACGTTATCGCCGGGCTCACGCCCGAGGTGGACACGATCCTGCAGGCATCCGTCAGCGACAGCTATCGCGATTTCATCACGCTGGTGGCGGCAAATCGCGGGATGTCGCCCGAACGGGTCGACGCCATCGCGCAGGGGCGCGTGTGGGACGGCGGGACCGCGCGCCAGATCGGGCTCGTCGACCAATTCGGTGGGCTCGCCGACGCGCTACAATGGGTCGCGGCGCAGGCGAAACTCGACGAGGGGGACTGGCACCCGCGCTTTCTCGGCGAGACCGTGCCGCGCTACGATTCGCTCATCCGCCAGATCGTCACCGAGGCCGCCGCACCTGCGCCGCACGCTGCGGGCGGCGACCTTTTCGCCCAGGCCGCCCGCCAGCGCGAGGGCGTCCTGTCGCGCATCGCGGTGGATGTCGAGCGCCTGTCGGGAACGGTCGGCGTGCAGGCCTATTGCCTCGCCTGCCCCGATGATGCTCCGCCTGCCAAGACGCGCGCGTCGACAGGCTGGCTGGAGGCGCTCTCGCTGCTGTTCGCAAAGTGA
- a CDS encoding efflux RND transporter permease subunit gives MKGPIAWMARNGVAANLLMLLLLVAGAISIQQVPTKVFPEFALGAVQVEVEYRGASPGEIEESVIRPIEEKIEAVEGVDEITATAAEGLGIVTAQLKQGVSASQKVDEIQAEVNRITSLPERAERPQVSELTNRQRVVELLIHGDAPPASLKEIAYRFEDELAAREAISLVQVSGVRDDEISVEVSKDALRAYGLSLPEIAQRIGANSVDLPAGDVETEGEDILLRVEEQNYSRVDFEDIVLLANRDGAQVRLGDIATVTDGFRDSGLVTRYRGEPAAAVQVFRVGDEQALDIAAEVESYIAEAEASLPPGVSVDIWQNEANELRSRLSLLIESAVLGAILVVVTLALFLDLRVAFWVSFGIVVSFVGTFAVMGLADLSINQLSLFGFILALGILVDDAVVVGENIYAERERGRSGEEAAIAGAQRVVRPVVFAILTTMTAFSLLVFLPGTTGKFLYAIPVIVIIALGLSLVESLFILPHHLSGMREGEPDNRILRAHGRLRAWFDDKLARFREGPLDRAVRFAVAHYMVVMAGVVGLFAVVGVLFSAGYIKFVFFPQIEGQFVTAELEMPQGTPAPVTLAVAEYVREAGGRVAERLEEGRGGSSEDDPPPLLEGTYTTIGRAPAAGQGPGNASTPFVQPSLATIRFKLSDPDTREITSRAFQEKLREEVGEVAGARNLSFSASLVSVGAPIVAELSAGSEAELQRAVERVRAALAEEPGVVEIRDDLTRGQRELELELKPQARNFGLTRQDLAQQARAATFGTEAVRIQRGREEVRVYVRLPEDERDAIEDLADYRIRPPGSPASIPFGEVADIGYGAAPSTIDRRNGQRIITVTADVLPGVTTGSEVTARLGNEVLPQIRQEIPSLEWNFGGEQREQGEVVPALLRNLVLALFAIYALLAVPLKSYTQPLVILSAVPLGLVGAVFGHLLLGLDLTILSLFGIVGLAGVVINDALLLVDFMNERRIEGEDMGTAIVEAAKSRWRPILLTSMTTFFGILPLIAAQSVQARFLVPLAASVAFGILFATFVQMVVVTALAKAHADTMVAVKSRLKGKRPEDVEVVHADTAGATS, from the coding sequence ATGAAGGGCCCGATAGCATGGATGGCGCGGAACGGGGTCGCGGCGAACCTCCTGATGTTGCTCCTGCTCGTCGCGGGCGCCATCAGCATCCAGCAGGTGCCGACCAAGGTCTTTCCCGAATTCGCCCTCGGCGCGGTGCAGGTCGAGGTCGAATATCGAGGCGCTTCGCCGGGAGAGATCGAGGAATCGGTCATTCGCCCGATCGAGGAGAAGATCGAAGCGGTCGAGGGCGTCGACGAGATCACCGCCACCGCCGCCGAAGGGCTGGGCATAGTCACCGCGCAATTGAAACAGGGCGTTTCCGCCTCGCAGAAGGTCGACGAGATCCAGGCCGAGGTGAACCGCATCACCAGCCTGCCCGAACGTGCCGAACGGCCGCAGGTGAGCGAGCTGACCAATCGTCAGCGGGTCGTCGAATTGCTCATCCACGGCGACGCGCCGCCCGCCAGCCTCAAGGAAATCGCCTATCGCTTCGAGGACGAACTCGCCGCGCGCGAGGCGATCTCGCTGGTGCAGGTGTCGGGCGTGCGCGACGACGAGATTTCGGTCGAGGTCTCCAAGGATGCCCTGCGCGCCTATGGCCTGTCCCTGCCCGAGATCGCGCAGCGCATCGGGGCCAACAGCGTCGACCTGCCGGCGGGCGATGTCGAAACCGAGGGCGAGGACATCCTCCTGCGGGTCGAGGAGCAGAACTATTCGCGCGTCGATTTCGAGGATATCGTGCTGCTCGCCAACCGCGATGGGGCGCAGGTCCGGCTCGGCGACATTGCCACCGTCACCGACGGCTTTCGCGACAGCGGCCTCGTCACCCGCTACCGCGGCGAGCCTGCGGCCGCGGTGCAGGTGTTTCGCGTCGGCGACGAACAGGCGCTCGACATCGCGGCCGAGGTCGAAAGCTACATCGCCGAAGCCGAGGCGAGCCTGCCCCCGGGCGTATCGGTCGACATCTGGCAGAACGAGGCGAACGAGCTGCGCAGCCGCCTCTCCCTGCTGATCGAGAGTGCGGTGCTGGGCGCGATCCTCGTCGTCGTCACGCTCGCGCTGTTCCTCGACCTGCGCGTCGCGTTCTGGGTGTCCTTCGGGATCGTCGTCTCCTTCGTCGGGACTTTCGCGGTGATGGGGTTGGCCGATCTTTCGATCAACCAGCTCTCGCTGTTCGGCTTCATCCTCGCACTCGGCATACTGGTCGACGACGCGGTCGTGGTGGGCGAGAACATCTATGCCGAGCGCGAGAGGGGCCGCAGCGGCGAAGAGGCCGCGATCGCGGGCGCGCAGCGGGTGGTGCGCCCGGTCGTATTCGCGATCCTGACGACGATGACCGCCTTCTCGCTGCTGGTCTTCCTGCCCGGCACGACCGGCAAGTTCCTCTACGCCATTCCCGTCATCGTGATCATCGCGCTGGGCCTCTCGCTCGTGGAATCGCTCTTCATCCTGCCGCACCACCTCTCGGGCATGAGAGAGGGTGAGCCCGACAACCGCATCCTGCGCGCGCATGGTCGACTCAGGGCATGGTTCGACGACAAGCTCGCCCGCTTCCGCGAGGGGCCGCTCGACCGGGCGGTGCGCTTTGCCGTGGCGCATTACATGGTGGTGATGGCAGGCGTGGTCGGCCTGTTCGCGGTGGTCGGCGTGCTGTTTTCGGCGGGCTACATCAAGTTCGTCTTCTTCCCCCAGATCGAAGGGCAGTTCGTCACCGCCGAGCTCGAGATGCCGCAGGGCACGCCCGCGCCGGTGACGCTCGCTGTGGCCGAATACGTGCGCGAGGCGGGCGGTCGGGTGGCCGAGAGGCTGGAGGAGGGGCGCGGGGGCAGCAGCGAGGATGACCCGCCGCCGCTGCTCGAGGGGACTTACACCACCATCGGCCGAGCGCCCGCCGCGGGGCAGGGGCCGGGCAATGCCTCGACGCCCTTCGTCCAGCCGAGCCTCGCCACGATCCGCTTCAAGCTGTCCGACCCCGACACGCGCGAGATCACATCGCGCGCCTTCCAGGAAAAGCTGCGCGAGGAAGTCGGCGAGGTCGCGGGGGCGCGCAACCTGTCGTTTTCGGCGAGCCTCGTTTCGGTCGGCGCGCCCATCGTGGCCGAGCTGTCGGCGGGCAGCGAGGCCGAATTGCAGCGCGCGGTCGAACGCGTGCGCGCCGCTCTTGCCGAAGAGCCCGGCGTGGTCGAAATCCGCGACGACCTGACGCGGGGCCAGCGCGAACTCGAACTGGAACTCAAGCCCCAGGCGCGCAATTTCGGCCTCACCCGGCAGGACCTCGCGCAGCAGGCCCGCGCGGCGACCTTCGGGACCGAGGCGGTGCGGATCCAGCGCGGGCGCGAGGAAGTGCGCGTCTATGTCCGCCTGCCCGAGGACGAGCGCGACGCGATCGAGGATCTCGCCGATTACCGCATCCGCCCGCCCGGCAGCCCGGCGAGCATCCCTTTCGGCGAAGTCGCGGACATCGGATACGGCGCGGCCCCCTCTACTATCGACCGGCGCAATGGGCAGCGGATCATCACGGTCACCGCCGACGTCCTTCCGGGCGTGACGACGGGGTCGGAAGTCACCGCGCGGCTCGGCAATGAGGTGCTGCCGCAAATCAGGCAGGAAATCCCTAGCCTCGAATGGAACTTCGGCGGCGAACAGCGCGAACAGGGCGAGGTCGTGCCCGCCTTGCTGCGCAATCTCGTGCTCGCCCTGTTCGCGATCTACGCCCTGCTCGCCGTGCCGCTCAAATCCTATACCCAGCCGCTGGTGATACTTTCCGCCGTGCCGTTGGGGCTGGTGGGGGCGGTCTTCGGGCATCTGCTGCTGGGGCTCGACCTCACGATCCTCAGTCTGTTCGGGATCGTCGGGCTGGCGGGCGTGGTGATCAACGATGCCTTGCTGCTGGTCGATTTCATGAACGAACGCCGGATCGAGGGCGAGGACATGGGCACCGCGATCGTCGAGGCGGCGAAAAGCCGCTGGCGCCCGATCCTGCTGACCTCGATGACCACCTTCTTCGGCATCCTCCCGTTGATCGCGGCGCAGAGCGTGCAGGCGCGCTTCCTCGTGCCGCTGGCGGCGAGCGTTGCCTTCGGCATCCTGTTCGCGACTTTTGTGCAGATGGTGGTCGTGACCGCTCTGGCAAAGGCCCATGCCGATACGATGGTCGCGGTGAAAAGCCGTCTCAAGGGCAAGCGCCCGGAGGACGTCGAGGTGGTGCACGCCGACACGGCGGGGGCGACTTCGTAA
- a CDS encoding efflux RND transporter periplasmic adaptor subunit gives MAEGDAREEDDAPDKRKWRLIALGVLLAGVGIAAALWLLRPQQQGEEPPDRPPLVSTIRAEQRSEPIRVTGQGNVRAASEVGLALQVGGRVTWVSPALREGERVRRGETLVRIESADYAARADQARAELEQARVDLAQAEEARATRAEEFDRLRERLEEGSARGPDPIEGDFVRPGEAGDDGTAELAEDPSPLALGERQVDAAEAALAGARARLAAARRDVARTRLTAPFTGVVRSKSVERGQFVQPGEQLAELYDAGTLEVAVPLTQRKAALIPRVFAPVMGGTSSGAPATVRVDFGGTRWAWDAVVEGAEGTIDPQTRTLDVVVRVSDPVAGGRALSGAEAAGEAPPLLPGFFADVEFLGETPQTYFAIPREALRSGGRVWAVRDGRIAFVPVTVIAREGPQTYVTAPGLEDGERIVTGELPSATEGMEVRTGEDRSTPALDASESGGEPSAFGDEG, from the coding sequence ATGGCTGAAGGCGACGCCCGCGAGGAAGACGATGCTCCCGACAAGCGCAAGTGGCGGCTCATCGCGCTCGGCGTGCTGCTGGCGGGCGTGGGGATCGCCGCCGCGCTGTGGCTGCTGCGCCCGCAGCAGCAGGGCGAGGAGCCGCCCGACCGCCCACCGCTCGTCAGCACTATCCGGGCAGAGCAGCGCAGCGAACCGATCCGCGTGACCGGTCAGGGCAATGTACGTGCGGCGAGCGAGGTCGGCCTTGCCCTGCAGGTCGGCGGACGGGTGACCTGGGTCAGCCCCGCCTTGCGCGAAGGCGAGCGCGTGCGCCGCGGCGAGACGCTGGTGCGGATCGAAAGCGCCGATTACGCCGCCCGCGCCGATCAGGCCCGCGCCGAGCTGGAGCAGGCGCGCGTCGATCTCGCACAGGCCGAGGAGGCGAGGGCGACGCGCGCGGAGGAATTCGACCGCCTGCGCGAGCGGCTGGAGGAAGGCTCTGCCCGCGGGCCCGATCCGATCGAGGGCGATTTCGTGCGACCGGGCGAAGCGGGAGATGACGGCACAGCCGAACTCGCCGAAGATCCCTCGCCGCTGGCGCTGGGCGAACGACAGGTCGATGCCGCCGAAGCGGCCCTGGCGGGGGCGCGGGCGCGGCTCGCTGCCGCTCGCCGCGATGTCGCGCGCACGCGGCTGACCGCGCCCTTCACCGGCGTGGTGCGCTCGAAATCGGTCGAGCGGGGGCAATTCGTCCAGCCGGGTGAGCAATTGGCCGAACTCTACGATGCAGGCACGCTCGAAGTCGCCGTCCCGCTCACCCAGCGTAAGGCGGCGCTCATCCCGCGCGTCTTCGCGCCCGTCATGGGCGGGACATCCTCTGGCGCCCCCGCCACCGTGCGGGTCGATTTCGGCGGAACCCGGTGGGCGTGGGACGCCGTGGTCGAAGGGGCCGAGGGGACAATCGACCCGCAGACCCGCACACTCGACGTGGTGGTGCGCGTATCCGATCCGGTCGCAGGCGGGCGCGCCCTATCCGGCGCCGAAGCCGCAGGCGAGGCGCCCCCTCTCCTCCCCGGCTTCTTCGCCGATGTCGAATTCCTCGGGGAGACGCCGCAGACCTATTTCGCCATTCCCCGCGAGGCGCTGCGTTCGGGCGGGCGCGTCTGGGCGGTGCGGGACGGGCGGATCGCCTTCGTTCCCGTGACCGTGATCGCGCGCGAAGGGCCGCAGACCTATGTCACCGCCCCGGGCCTCGAAGATGGCGAGCGGATCGTCACCGGCGAGCTTCCCTCGGCCACCGAAGGCATGGAGGTGAGAACCGGCGAGGACCGTTCCACCCCCGCGCTCGATGCGAGCGAAAGCGGGGGCGAGCCGTCGGCCTTCGGGGACGAAGGATGA